In a single window of the Papaver somniferum cultivar HN1 chromosome 8, ASM357369v1, whole genome shotgun sequence genome:
- the LOC113304626 gene encoding glucose-6-phosphate 1-dehydrogenase, cytoplasmic isoform-like codes for MKPTLKTSDSFSEMSVPETGCLSIIVLGASGDLAKKKTFPALYNLYRKGFLQPNEIHIFGYARSKMSDDELRVRIREYIIKKDTSPEQSEDIKYVSGNYDSDEGFKLLDKEISAHELSRNTQEGSSRKLFYLALPPSVYPPVCRMIRFHCMNKPDLGGWTRVVIEKPFGKDLDTAEDLSAQLGELFQEKQIYRIDHYLGKELVQNLLVLRFANRLFLPLWNRDNIANVQIVFREKIGTEGRGGYFDEYGIIRDIIQNHLLQVLCLVAMEKPISLKPDHIRDEKVKVLQSTMPISNEEIVLGQYEGYTDDPTVSDHSNTPTFATMILRIHNERWEGVPFIMKAGKALNSSKAEIRVQFKDVPGDIFKCKKQGRNEFVIRLQPKEAMYMKLTVKKPGQDMSTIQSELDLSYGQRYQDAVIPEAYERLILDTIRGDQQHFVRRDELKAAWEIFTPLLRGIDEGKMKPLPYKRDSRGPAEADELLEKAGYVQTHGYIWIPPTL; via the exons ATGAAACCTACTTTAAAGACTAGTGATTCATTCTCAGAGATGAGTGTACCTGAAACTGGTTGTTTATCAATTATAGTGCTAGGTGCTTCTGGAGATCTTGCTAAGAAGAAAACTTTTCCAGCTCTTTACAATCTTTACAGAAAG GGATTTTTACAACCAAATGAAATACATATATTTGGTTATGCTCGAAGTAAGATGTCAGATGATGAATTGAGAGTTCGTATTCGCGA ATATATCATCAAAAAGGATACATCACCAGAACAGTCCGAAGAT ATCAAATACGTTAGTGGCAACTATGATAGCGACGAGGGTTTTAAGTTACTGGATAAGGAAATTTCAGCGCATgaactttccagaaatactcaaGAAGGATCGTCACGTAAACTCTTTTATCTTGCGCTCCCACCATCTGTGTATCCTCCTGTCTGCAGAATGATCAGGTTTCACTGCATGAATAAAC CTGATCTTGGTGGATGGACACGAGTCGTCATCGAGAAACCTTTTGGAAAGGATTTAGACACTGCAGAGGATCTTAGTGCCCAACTTGGGGAGTTGTTCCAGGAAAAACAGATTTACCGCATTGATCACTATCTAGGAAAAGAATTAGTGCAGAACTTG TTGGTGCTTCGTTTCGCTAATCGCCTCTTTTTGCCCCTTTGGAATCGTGATAACATCGCTAATGTTCAG ATCGTATTTAGGGAGAAAATTGGAACTGAGGGGCGTGGTGGTTATTTTGATGAATATGG AATCATTCGAGATATCATTCAGAATCATCTATTGCAG GTTCTCTGCTTGGTTGCCATGGAAAAACCTATTTCTCTTAAACCTGACCACATCCGGGATGAGAAAGTGAAG GTTCTTCAGTCAACCATGCCGATATCAAATGAAGAGATTGTGCTTGGACAGTATGAAGGATACACAGATGACCCGACAGTTTCGGATCACTCCAACACCCCAACTTTTGCAACCATGATTTTGCGGATACACAACGAAAGATGGGAAG GTGTTCCCTTCATCATGAAGGCTGGAAAAGCCTTAAACTCAAGCAAGGCAGAAATCAGAGTCCAATTTAAGGATGTCCCTGGTGATATCTTCAAAT GCAAAAAACAGGGTAGAAATGAATTCGTCATACGCCTGCAACCTAAAGAGGCCATGTACATGAAATTAACT GTCAAGAAACCCGGACAGGATATGTCAACCATCCAAAGCGAATTAGATTTGTCTTATGGACAGCGCTACCAAGATGCTGTAATCCCAGAGGCTTATGAACGATTAATTTTAGACAC AATTCGAGGAGATCAACAGCATTTTGTCCGCAGGGATGAGCTTAAG GCCGCTTGGGAGATCTTTACTCCTCTGTTACGCGGGATTGATGAGGGAAAAATGAAGCCACTTCCATACAAAAGAGACAGCCGAGGTCCAGCTGAAGCTGACGAGTTGCTCGAGAAAGCCGGATATGTTCAGACACACGGATATATATGGATCCCACCTACGCTATAA